From Acinetobacter sp. ASP199, the proteins below share one genomic window:
- a CDS encoding rhomboid family intramembrane serine protease: MLHLPFNHTVTLILITCIISFVAFSKEQVMNRLIFWPPAIQRGQYDRFISHGFIHADGTHLLFNMITLFFFGSIIESFYRQYLYDLGFVLFYLGGLIAAIIPSYLQNKNNPRWASLGASGAVSAVLFAYILFEPWKLIFVFFIPVPAIIFAVLYVAYSVWSGKRGNSNINHSAHLWGAAYGVIMTIILEPRLIPHFLNKLTQLPF, encoded by the coding sequence ATGCTGCATTTACCCTTTAATCATACCGTTACCCTTATTCTGATTACCTGCATTATCTCTTTTGTTGCTTTTTCCAAAGAGCAGGTCATGAACCGTCTGATTTTCTGGCCACCGGCAATTCAACGTGGTCAGTATGACCGTTTTATTTCGCATGGCTTTATTCATGCAGATGGCACACATCTACTGTTCAATATGATTACGCTGTTCTTCTTTGGCAGTATTATCGAGAGCTTTTATCGCCAGTATCTTTATGATCTGGGCTTTGTCCTGTTCTATCTGGGTGGTCTGATTGCAGCCATTATTCCGAGTTATCTGCAAAATAAAAATAATCCACGCTGGGCAAGTCTGGGGGCCTCGGGTGCAGTATCAGCAGTGCTATTTGCCTATATTCTGTTTGAGCCATGGAAACTGATTTTCGTGTTCTTTATTCCTGTGCCTGCGATTATTTTTGCAGTGCTTTATGTCGCTTATAGTGTCTGGTCTGGCAAACGCGGGAACAGCAATATCAATCACAGTGCTCATCTTTGGGGGGCGGCTTATGGTGTGATTATGACTATTATCCTGGAACCTCGACTTATTCCACACTTCCTGAATAAACTGACTCAACTTCCCTTTTAA
- a CDS encoding carbonic anhydrase, translated as MLTAQEAIERLKKGNQRFVKGETQHLKLLSHQQRAEMAESQEPFAIVLGCSDSRVPAEMVFDQGLGDLFVIRVAGNIVAPSQVGSVEFAAESFGCPVVIVLGHTHCGAIHSTIEALTNPATPPSANLMSIVNRVRPSVEILMQTELKDDLNKLSKHAVRSNVFASVNQLRHGSAVLENLIAQGKLLVVGAEYSLETGEVTFFDF; from the coding sequence ATGCTCACAGCTCAGGAAGCTATAGAACGTCTTAAAAAGGGTAACCAACGCTTTGTCAAAGGTGAAACGCAGCATTTAAAATTATTATCGCATCAGCAACGTGCTGAAATGGCAGAAAGTCAGGAACCATTTGCTATTGTTTTAGGGTGTTCAGATTCACGCGTACCAGCAGAAATGGTATTTGACCAAGGTCTGGGTGATTTGTTTGTCATTCGTGTAGCAGGGAATATTGTCGCGCCGTCTCAGGTCGGTAGTGTTGAATTCGCTGCAGAAAGCTTTGGTTGTCCTGTAGTCATTGTCTTGGGTCATACGCATTGTGGTGCAATTCATTCTACGATTGAAGCATTGACCAATCCAGCAACTCCGCCATCTGCAAATCTGATGTCAATCGTGAATCGTGTACGTCCATCAGTTGAAATTCTGATGCAGACTGAACTGAAAGATGACCTGAACAAACTGTCTAAGCATGCAGTACGCTCGAATGTGTTTGCTTCTGTGAATCAATTACGTCATGGTTCAGCAGTATTGGAAAATCTGATTGCACAAGGCAAATTACTGGTGGTGGGAGCTGAATACTCACTGGAAACTGGTGAAGTCACCTTTTTTGATTTCTAA
- a CDS encoding arylesterase translates to MLKSYLFRSLALFGLCLMPVLVSAKTIMILGDSLSAGYGIQPEQGWVNLLQKRLNQQYPIQHKVVNASVSGETTSGALARLPKLLQTHKPHIVVIELGGNDGLRGQPPQMIQKNLANLVQQSQKAKAKVILFGMKMPPNYGQSYTKAFENNYKVVSQQYKVKLLPFFLNGVAGNKNLMQQDLVHPNAKAQSILLNNAYPYIKGAL, encoded by the coding sequence ATTCTAAAGTCTTATTTATTCCGCAGCTTAGCACTGTTTGGCCTGTGCCTGATGCCGGTGCTGGTTTCAGCAAAGACCATTATGATTCTGGGTGACAGCTTAAGTGCGGGTTATGGTATTCAACCTGAACAGGGTTGGGTCAATCTGTTGCAAAAACGTTTAAACCAACAGTATCCGATACAGCATAAAGTGGTCAATGCAAGTGTGAGCGGTGAAACCACCAGCGGTGCACTGGCACGTCTGCCTAAACTGCTCCAGACCCATAAGCCACATATTGTCGTGATTGAACTGGGTGGCAATGATGGCCTACGTGGTCAGCCGCCACAGATGATTCAGAAAAATCTGGCAAATCTGGTTCAGCAAAGTCAAAAAGCCAAAGCAAAGGTCATTCTTTTTGGCATGAAAATGCCGCCAAATTATGGTCAAAGTTATACAAAAGCTTTTGAAAATAATTACAAGGTGGTGAGCCAGCAATATAAAGTGAAATTGTTACCATTCTTTTTGAATGGGGTGGCAGGAAATAAAAACTTGATGCAACAGGATCTGGTACATCCAAATGCCAAGGCACAAAGCATCCTGTTAAATAATGCTTATCCATATATTAAAGGCGCCCTCTAA
- a CDS encoding FtsX-like permease family protein translates to MNLFRPLLTQSFKTTGIYLLIIALTLAISATTALKFSNEQIQNAVALQAAEMLAGDLLLSNNEPIEDAWREKADQLGLEQSEVTVFGSMAHTNAEFVMVNVKAIDTAFPLRGELRVKPEAKQLKPGEIWLSQRAMDLLKVKVGDQVNIADASFKITAVIDYDSNQELGFSGFSPTVIISQADVAQTNAIQVGSRIDYRLLMAGDPDSIQTYQKDFRKIVKPGAETEAEEQQFEEQNSLRLRNASESNTRLMKPIANLDTFLQLANILTILLCGIAIALSAQRYVQQNQDHIALMRCIGATKQQILTAYLALLGLVLAIAMLIGTIVGISLGYGLLQLMLQLIPNLQLQFSAMAMLSGPLPIAMLTSAVVLLGFVLPSLWQLLNTAPIRVIRQEEKSVHSMLWMLVSGTLSLIIFSVVLTENIVLTAWVIGAIILLCAVLYLTVWGLLKVLRNTKSRISAYVRTPYQTALQITALALGLSLITVLAVLRTDLLERWQQQLPEGTPNQFVYGLPPFEMPQFKAQLEQNDWSSTPLYPNIRGRLIAKNDQPFAAELVKKSNTLRRELNLTQTDRYPQDNVILTGEAQLKQPGEVSVEATTAEELGIKIGDKLTFSLPEGPLEAKVVNLRSVEWESFSPNFFFIFTPNTMDANAGSYLGSFYVPEQERPKLVELIQQFSNTVFIDVSLILNEIKRIVNVLVQIVTILALLVSVAGILVLIACLNLLMDERKREVALLRSFGSSKQKLKTILSLEIGFIGLCAGVVSCLFAEVISAVASYRMELPIQPHWEIWLILPIFMTLLCALIGRYRLSYLSEIPPLQSLRELNQ, encoded by the coding sequence ATGAACCTCTTCCGTCCTTTACTGACTCAAAGTTTTAAGACTACGGGCATTTATCTGCTGATCATTGCGCTGACCTTAGCCATTAGCGCGACCACAGCACTTAAGTTTAGTAATGAGCAGATTCAGAATGCCGTGGCATTGCAAGCAGCGGAAATGCTGGCTGGAGATCTGCTACTCAGTAATAATGAGCCAATCGAAGATGCCTGGCGAGAAAAGGCTGATCAGCTGGGGCTGGAGCAATCCGAGGTCACTGTATTTGGCAGCATGGCACATACCAATGCTGAATTTGTTATGGTCAATGTTAAAGCCATTGATACTGCTTTTCCTTTACGCGGTGAGCTACGAGTCAAACCCGAAGCTAAACAGCTAAAACCGGGTGAAATCTGGCTCAGTCAGCGTGCCATGGATCTGCTGAAAGTTAAAGTAGGGGATCAGGTCAATATTGCCGATGCCTCATTCAAGATTACTGCCGTGATTGACTATGACTCTAATCAGGAGCTGGGCTTTTCCGGATTCTCGCCAACGGTCATTATCTCTCAGGCAGATGTGGCACAAACCAATGCGATTCAGGTTGGTAGCCGCATTGATTATCGCCTGCTCATGGCAGGTGATCCGGACAGTATTCAAACCTATCAAAAAGATTTTAGGAAAATTGTTAAACCGGGTGCGGAGACAGAGGCTGAAGAACAACAGTTTGAGGAGCAGAATAGTTTACGTCTGAGAAATGCCAGTGAAAGTAATACCCGTCTGATGAAGCCGATTGCGAATCTGGATACCTTCCTGCAGCTGGCGAATATTTTGACCATCTTGCTTTGTGGCATCGCGATTGCCTTAAGCGCACAGCGCTATGTACAGCAGAATCAGGATCATATTGCATTGATGCGCTGTATCGGTGCGACGAAACAACAAATTCTGACGGCTTATCTGGCATTACTTGGACTGGTACTGGCAATCGCGATGCTGATAGGCACCATTGTCGGCATCAGTTTAGGTTATGGTTTGCTGCAACTGATGCTACAGCTGATTCCAAATCTTCAGCTGCAATTCTCGGCGATGGCGATGCTATCAGGTCCATTACCGATTGCGATGCTGACCAGTGCTGTGGTGCTACTCGGTTTTGTGCTGCCAAGTTTGTGGCAATTACTTAACACTGCACCGATTCGCGTTATCCGTCAGGAAGAAAAATCCGTGCATTCCATGTTGTGGATGCTGGTGAGTGGGACACTGAGCCTGATTATTTTCAGTGTGGTGCTCACCGAGAACATCGTATTAACTGCCTGGGTGATTGGTGCGATTATTCTGCTTTGTGCTGTGCTATATCTCACCGTATGGGGATTGCTGAAAGTCCTGCGGAATACAAAATCTCGAATTTCCGCTTATGTGCGGACACCGTATCAGACTGCATTACAGATCACTGCTTTGGCATTAGGTCTAAGTCTTATTACGGTACTGGCTGTATTACGAACCGATCTGCTGGAACGCTGGCAACAGCAGTTGCCTGAAGGCACCCCGAACCAGTTTGTCTATGGTTTACCACCTTTTGAGATGCCACAATTTAAGGCGCAGTTAGAACAAAATGATTGGAGCAGTACGCCGCTGTATCCAAATATTCGTGGCCGTCTGATTGCCAAAAATGATCAGCCATTCGCTGCAGAGTTAGTCAAGAAGAGTAATACGTTACGCCGTGAACTGAACCTGACCCAGACCGATCGCTATCCACAAGATAATGTGATTCTAACTGGCGAGGCTCAGCTCAAACAGCCAGGAGAGGTTTCGGTTGAAGCCACGACAGCGGAAGAACTGGGCATCAAGATTGGGGATAAGCTGACGTTTAGCTTACCTGAGGGACCACTGGAAGCCAAAGTGGTGAATCTGCGGAGTGTGGAATGGGAAAGCTTTAGTCCGAATTTTTTCTTTATTTTTACTCCAAATACCATGGATGCCAATGCCGGTAGTTATCTGGGCAGTTTCTATGTACCAGAACAGGAGCGGCCAAAACTGGTTGAGCTGATTCAGCAGTTTTCTAATACGGTTTTTATCGATGTCAGTCTGATTCTGAACGAGATCAAGCGTATTGTGAATGTACTGGTGCAGATCGTGACCATTCTGGCGTTACTGGTGAGTGTGGCTGGGATACTGGTTCTAATTGCTTGTCTAAATCTGCTCATGGATGAACGCAAGCGGGAGGTGGCTTTACTTCGCTCATTTGGAAGTTCCAAACAGAAACTGAAAACCATACTTAGTCTAGAAATTGGCTTTATTGGTCTGTGTGCAGGTGTAGTTTCCTGTCTGTTTGCGGAAGTGATTAGCGCCGTCGCTAGTTACCGCATGGAATTACCAATTCAGCCACACTGGGAAATCTGGCTGATTCTACCGATCTTTATGACCTTACTCTGTGCGCTGATTGGCCGTTATCGACTGAGTTATCTCAGTGAAATTCCACCACTGCAAAGTCTGCGCGAGCTGAATCAATAA
- a CDS encoding FepA family TonB-dependent siderophore receptor: MTTPFIKSTLAFAVVSAMAVSVQAQINVAEQQDAQTDTVKMETIVVKAAKDELKQAAGLSVIGEETLKKQPVSNDIAEIVRKMPGVNLSGSSTSGQRGNQRQIDLRGMGPDNTLILIDGRPVTSRMAVRPGRAGEKDTRGDSQWVPPTSIERIEVLRGPAAARYGSGSMGGVVNIITKSPTEQEASINGYYEMPESDLEGQSWRTGINLAGPVTEKLSYRTTLGYNKSKGDDPYINKNDAINGSVAAGSEGVENIDARQLFEYVIDTMNTVGVEINYSNQSNLWAGDAQFQSVNENLVNALEGEKTNEMERYGISLIHRGDYANSKSNSYIEYNRTDNTRLQEGNNGRGEGQIQTSNIETPIWNTAKFETLNAKSEWDLFFKRHTLTAGAEFRGERLHNPLVAQSDDLPFEGGFGELELEQSKRDPNTEAYTVGLYFEDNFQITPDWYITPGLRFDYHNQAGSNWSPSLNSTWQFSENWSVKGGISRAFKVPNLYQLDPNYIYYTGGNGCPSWVPTNQRGCHVLGNPDLESEVSWNKEITFTYDDGTGLNAGLTYYRNDYENRVAAGDTPVAFVNVDPSLNSDRPSRTLFQWENQGEAIIEGIEAFVQVPLTDNLKWNHNFTGNIRSERKDNGEPLSLIPKYTFNTSLDWDINDRWNANVIASYYGEIEAPKKSATTGEDLAEESLLDRDEYVLVNLNTNYQVNDHLALGLGVKNLFDEEVKREGTANNAGARTFNEPGRAYTFNIKYNF; this comes from the coding sequence ATGACAACACCATTTATAAAATCGACGTTGGCTTTTGCAGTAGTTTCAGCGATGGCTGTAAGTGTTCAAGCGCAAATTAATGTAGCAGAACAACAGGACGCGCAGACAGATACTGTAAAGATGGAAACCATTGTTGTAAAAGCGGCCAAAGATGAATTAAAACAAGCTGCTGGATTATCTGTAATTGGTGAAGAAACTTTAAAAAAACAACCAGTATCTAATGATATTGCTGAAATTGTTAGAAAAATGCCTGGTGTAAACCTGAGTGGTTCATCAACCTCAGGACAACGAGGTAACCAGCGTCAAATTGATTTACGTGGTATGGGACCAGATAATACTTTAATTCTAATAGATGGTCGCCCAGTTACATCTCGGATGGCAGTGCGTCCAGGACGTGCAGGTGAAAAAGATACGCGAGGGGATTCGCAGTGGGTACCACCAACTTCTATTGAACGTATTGAAGTATTAAGAGGACCGGCAGCTGCACGTTACGGTTCAGGTAGTATGGGTGGTGTCGTAAATATCATCACGAAGTCACCAACTGAACAAGAAGCCTCTATTAATGGCTATTACGAAATGCCTGAAAGCGATTTAGAGGGGCAATCTTGGCGTACCGGGATTAATCTTGCGGGTCCGGTTACCGAAAAATTATCGTATCGAACAACTCTTGGCTATAACAAATCAAAAGGTGACGATCCTTACATCAATAAAAATGATGCTATTAATGGCAGTGTGGCAGCAGGTTCTGAAGGGGTTGAGAATATTGATGCACGTCAGTTGTTTGAGTATGTGATTGATACGATGAATACCGTAGGTGTTGAAATAAATTACTCAAATCAAAGTAACCTATGGGCGGGTGATGCTCAGTTCCAATCTGTGAATGAAAATTTAGTCAATGCATTAGAAGGAGAAAAAACCAATGAAATGGAACGCTATGGTATTTCTCTAATCCACCGTGGGGATTACGCTAACAGTAAAAGTAATAGCTATATTGAATATAACCGAACTGACAATACACGATTACAAGAAGGTAATAACGGTAGGGGAGAAGGTCAAATTCAAACATCAAATATAGAAACTCCTATTTGGAATACGGCTAAATTTGAAACCCTGAATGCTAAATCTGAATGGGATTTATTTTTTAAGCGTCACACATTGACTGCAGGCGCGGAATTTCGTGGTGAACGATTGCATAATCCATTGGTAGCGCAGTCAGACGATTTACCTTTTGAAGGAGGTTTCGGCGAACTTGAACTAGAACAAAGTAAGCGAGATCCAAATACAGAAGCTTATACAGTCGGTTTATATTTTGAAGATAATTTTCAAATTACACCGGATTGGTATATCACACCAGGCTTACGTTTCGACTATCACAATCAAGCGGGAAGTAATTGGTCACCAAGCTTAAATAGTACATGGCAGTTTAGTGAAAATTGGTCGGTAAAGGGCGGTATTAGCCGTGCCTTCAAAGTTCCAAACCTTTATCAACTAGACCCAAATTATATTTATTATACAGGAGGGAATGGTTGTCCGAGCTGGGTTCCAACAAATCAACGTGGCTGTCATGTATTGGGTAATCCAGATCTTGAAAGTGAAGTATCTTGGAATAAAGAAATTACGTTTACTTATGATGATGGGACAGGATTAAACGCAGGCTTAACATACTATCGTAATGATTATGAAAACCGTGTTGCAGCAGGTGATACACCTGTGGCTTTCGTGAATGTTGACCCGAGTCTAAATAGTGATCGTCCAAGCCGAACATTATTCCAGTGGGAAAATCAAGGTGAAGCAATTATTGAAGGGATTGAAGCCTTTGTACAAGTTCCTTTAACAGATAACTTAAAGTGGAATCATAACTTTACAGGTAATATTCGTTCAGAACGTAAAGATAATGGTGAACCCTTATCTCTGATTCCCAAATATACTTTTAATACCAGTTTAGATTGGGATATTAATGATCGTTGGAATGCGAATGTGATTGCAAGTTATTACGGTGAAATAGAAGCTCCGAAAAAATCAGCAACTACAGGTGAGGATCTTGCAGAGGAAAGTTTATTAGATCGTGATGAATATGTATTGGTGAATTTGAATACAAATTATCAAGTGAATGATCATTTAGCCTTAGGTTTGGGTGTTAAAAACTTGTTCGATGAAGAAGTGAAACGTGAAGGAACTGCTAATAATGCGGGAGCCCGTACTTTCAATGAGCCAGGACGAGCTTATACATTTAATATTAAATATAACTTCTAA
- a CDS encoding rhomboid family intramembrane serine protease, giving the protein MSEYAPPSIHRKLDVHTWWFTAVLIAVNVGLFVWQISTGTDASQPSTQDAIRWGADYAPLTYLAEPIRVFSSMFFHFGLIHLMLNMWALYIFGSVAEQLFGRWYFVGLYLCAGLMGSLFSGYVNIQDSYALIEGGVANPGLLPSVSAGASGAVMGLGGALTVLSILPILPRQRFILDKKTLLMVMGINLFMGFMIAGINNAAHIGGMIMGAVLAALWYAGQKLQRAGFIQFIALITALAACYGLYQYNLILIDPIKPLWQEILEMMRQQLKL; this is encoded by the coding sequence ATGTCTGAATACGCTCCTCCTTCCATTCACCGTAAACTGGATGTCCACACCTGGTGGTTTACTGCGGTATTGATTGCAGTGAATGTCGGATTATTTGTCTGGCAGATTTCTACCGGCACAGATGCTAGTCAGCCAAGTACACAAGATGCTATTCGCTGGGGTGCTGATTATGCACCTTTGACTTATCTGGCGGAACCCATTCGCGTATTCAGCAGCATGTTTTTTCATTTTGGCCTGATTCACTTAATGCTAAACATGTGGGCGCTGTATATTTTTGGAAGCGTTGCGGAACAGCTATTTGGACGTTGGTATTTTGTTGGTCTTTATCTCTGTGCTGGACTGATGGGCAGCCTGTTCAGCGGTTATGTGAATATTCAGGATAGTTATGCCTTAATTGAAGGCGGCGTCGCCAATCCGGGACTTTTACCGAGCGTGAGTGCCGGTGCATCGGGTGCAGTCATGGGCCTGGGCGGTGCGTTGACTGTCTTGTCGATTCTGCCAATTCTTCCCCGTCAGCGCTTTATTCTGGATAAAAAAACCCTGCTAATGGTGATGGGGATTAACTTATTTATGGGCTTTATGATTGCCGGCATTAACAATGCTGCACATATTGGTGGCATGATCATGGGCGCTGTGCTGGCTGCACTGTGGTATGCCGGGCAGAAGCTGCAGCGTGCAGGTTTTATTCAATTCATCGCACTGATAACTGCTTTAGCAGCCTGCTATGGGTTATATCAATATAACTTGATCCTTATTGATCCTATTAAGCCGCTCTGGCAGGAAATTCTGGAGATGATGCGCCAGCAGTTAAAGCTCTAA
- a CDS encoding alpha/beta hydrolase, which produces MIRKLIKRSKLLCAMTLILAPSLSTLSQAQVSFPTRAQPGNNILSQYLVQERLHAGLRSKILKVGNISWSYNEGGNVNKPSILLIHGLAGTKDDWNRVAQFLTPYYHVIIPDLPNNGDTRTPADFDFSVPNVTSQLRIFLEALDVDENLHVAGHSLGGSIATVYASQYPFDTQSLFLLNSAGIYKNANTRYTRDPHALKNLIVSKPGDLEDVSHKLMQHPPALSDQLKHAQEKLLISRSEQTSKAIDQIIMLSRIYTPETFARLTRTVEAPTLILWGKQDRIINVEVAKELHSLFKRAETPVILNNVGHIPILEAERQVAQYYLPFLAKTQTLKNPLADKLIPLN; this is translated from the coding sequence ATGATAAGAAAATTAATAAAGCGCTCAAAATTACTCTGCGCCATGACCCTAATATTAGCCCCAAGCTTGAGTACCTTAAGTCAGGCCCAAGTCAGTTTTCCTACGCGTGCTCAGCCAGGCAATAATATTCTTAGCCAGTATCTGGTTCAGGAACGTCTGCATGCGGGTCTGAGAAGTAAGATACTGAAAGTCGGTAATATTTCCTGGAGCTATAACGAAGGCGGCAATGTCAATAAACCGTCCATTTTGCTGATTCATGGTCTGGCTGGCACCAAAGACGATTGGAATCGTGTCGCACAGTTTCTCACGCCGTATTATCATGTGATCATTCCGGATTTACCCAATAATGGCGATACCCGTACACCTGCAGATTTTGATTTCTCAGTACCGAATGTCACCTCTCAACTGCGCATCTTCCTGGAAGCTTTGGATGTCGATGAAAATCTGCATGTAGCCGGGCATTCTCTAGGGGGGTCAATTGCCACAGTTTATGCCTCTCAATATCCTTTCGATACGCAAAGCCTGTTCTTACTCAATAGTGCCGGAATCTATAAAAATGCCAATACGCGCTATACGCGTGACCCACATGCGCTAAAAAATCTGATTGTGAGCAAACCGGGAGATCTGGAAGATGTCAGTCATAAACTGATGCAGCACCCGCCTGCTCTCTCAGATCAGTTAAAACATGCCCAGGAAAAACTGCTGATTTCCCGTTCCGAGCAGACCAGCAAAGCCATTGATCAAATTATCATGCTGAGCCGGATCTATACCCCGGAAACTTTTGCTCGTTTGACCCGTACTGTAGAAGCGCCAACACTGATTCTATGGGGCAAGCAGGATCGTATTATTAATGTTGAAGTGGCTAAAGAGCTACATTCCTTATTTAAACGCGCTGAAACACCTGTGATTCTGAACAATGTCGGCCATATACCGATTCTTGAAGCAGAAAGACAGGTTGCGCAGTATTATTTACCTTTCCTTGCAAAGACACAGACCCTAAAAAATCCACTTGCTGATAAACTCATCCCTTTAAATTAA
- the nfuA gene encoding Fe-S biogenesis protein NfuA: MSTENSSTAVTEEIPNLLITPTAQEYLKDLLEKQNTPGIGVRVFVENPGTPRAECCMAYSAPDEVVPTDYKQDYPEFPAYIDAPSIPYLLDAVIDYNKDRFGGQLTFRAPNSKVPRVGPDASVEERITYVLQSEINPGLAGHGGNCALVEVKEDPEKGLTAVLKFGGGCQGCSAIDITLKQGVETTLKQHIPELMNVVDETDHSQSEGAYMK; this comes from the coding sequence ATGTCGACTGAGAACAGCAGCACTGCAGTTACAGAAGAAATTCCAAATCTATTGATTACACCGACTGCACAAGAGTATTTAAAGGATCTACTGGAAAAGCAAAATACACCAGGTATTGGTGTACGCGTTTTCGTGGAAAATCCTGGTACACCGCGCGCTGAATGTTGCATGGCTTATAGTGCACCAGATGAAGTTGTACCGACAGATTACAAACAGGATTATCCAGAATTCCCTGCGTATATCGATGCTCCATCTATTCCTTATTTGCTTGATGCAGTAATTGATTACAACAAAGACCGTTTTGGTGGTCAGCTGACTTTCCGTGCGCCAAACTCTAAAGTGCCACGCGTAGGTCCTGATGCATCTGTAGAAGAGCGTATTACTTACGTGCTTCAGTCAGAAATTAACCCGGGTCTGGCAGGTCACGGTGGTAACTGTGCACTGGTTGAAGTCAAAGAAGACCCAGAAAAAGGTTTAACCGCTGTACTTAAATTTGGTGGTGGTTGCCAAGGCTGTTCAGCAATTGATATCACTTTGAAACAGGGTGTAGAAACAACGCTAAAACAGCATATTCCTGAATTGATGAATGTGGTTGATGAAACGGATCATAGTCAATCTGAAGGCGCTTATATGAAATAA
- the mtgA gene encoding monofunctional biosynthetic peptidoglycan transglycosylase: protein MKAFLIRIFLLLFSVVLCIQLWIFASLAWWRFNPVNTTMMMRIDYWSEPSKPIQHQWRPYDEISTNLKKAVVTAEDGKFVHHHGFDWDGIQTALSRNKEQGKVVAGGSTISQQLAKNLFLFNKRSFLRKGQEAVATWMMERMWSKERILEVYLNSIEFGHHIYGVEAAAKHYFGKTSKSLTREEAIFLAAILTNPKYFEENRNASALNARKRMIQRYMRYAELP, encoded by the coding sequence ATGAAAGCTTTTCTGATCCGAATATTCTTGCTGCTGTTCAGTGTGGTTTTATGTATTCAACTCTGGATCTTTGCCAGCCTGGCATGGTGGCGTTTTAATCCGGTTAATACAACCATGATGATGCGGATCGATTATTGGTCTGAGCCCTCCAAACCTATTCAGCACCAATGGCGTCCTTATGACGAGATCAGTACCAATCTGAAAAAAGCGGTGGTGACTGCGGAAGATGGAAAATTTGTGCATCATCATGGTTTTGACTGGGATGGAATTCAAACAGCTTTAAGTCGTAATAAAGAGCAGGGTAAAGTGGTTGCCGGTGGCTCTACTATTTCCCAGCAGCTGGCAAAAAATCTGTTCCTGTTCAACAAACGTTCTTTCCTGCGTAAAGGTCAGGAAGCGGTTGCCACCTGGATGATGGAACGCATGTGGTCAAAAGAGCGTATTCTTGAAGTGTATTTAAACTCGATTGAGTTTGGTCATCATATTTACGGGGTGGAAGCAGCAGCCAAACATTATTTTGGTAAAACTTCAAAAAGTCTGACCAGAGAAGAGGCCATTTTTCTGGCGGCAATTTTAACCAATCCCAAATATTTTGAAGAAAATCGCAATGCTTCTGCTTTAAACGCCCGTAAACGTATGATTCAACGTTATATGCGCTATGCAGAATTACCCTGA
- a CDS encoding ABC transporter ATP-binding protein, which yields MIQDRQKATIMPQPIISAQQLTQKIQLSQKQLTIFENLNLEILAGEQVAITGRSGSGKSTLLGILATLDQASSGQLQVCGESTTEMNEEQRAKVRLENIGFVFQSFQLLPHLTALENVMLPLRLQPNFNYAAAEQKALNLLQRVGLDRQAQQTPKVLSGGEQQRVAIARALVSEPKIIFADEPTGNLDGETAKEIEQLLFQLNHELGTTLILVTHDQKLAQLCQRHFELSNGQLTEHVNGG from the coding sequence ATGATTCAAGATCGCCAGAAAGCTACCATCATGCCACAGCCAATAATTTCTGCTCAACAATTGACACAAAAGATACAACTATCACAAAAACAGTTGACGATTTTTGAGAACCTTAATCTGGAGATTCTGGCTGGAGAACAGGTAGCGATTACCGGACGATCCGGCTCTGGAAAATCAACCTTACTGGGCATACTGGCAACCCTGGATCAGGCCAGTTCAGGTCAGTTACAGGTCTGTGGTGAATCGACTACTGAAATGAATGAAGAACAGCGAGCCAAGGTCAGACTGGAAAATATCGGTTTTGTATTTCAGTCTTTTCAGCTGTTGCCACATCTGACTGCATTAGAAAATGTGATGTTGCCGTTACGTTTACAGCCAAACTTCAATTATGCCGCAGCTGAACAAAAAGCGTTGAATCTGTTGCAAAGAGTAGGGCTGGACCGTCAGGCCCAGCAAACCCCTAAAGTGCTTTCTGGCGGGGAACAGCAACGTGTTGCGATTGCCCGTGCTTTGGTGAGTGAGCCAAAAATTATTTTTGCTGATGAACCGACTGGAAATCTGGATGGGGAGACCGCCAAGGAAATTGAACAGCTGTTATTTCAGTTAAACCATGAATTGGGTACCACTTTAATTTTGGTGACCCATGACCAGAAACTGGCACAACTCTGCCAGCGTCATTTTGAGTTAAGCAATGGTCAGTTGACTGAACATGTGAATGGAGGATGA